A stretch of Thermoplasmata archaeon DNA encodes these proteins:
- a CDS encoding DUF2070 family protein, which yields MQARRPTTVAESQAETTRLARRLFLSPRPQRMVVPILAFAAVEAYLLVYPSLDAGRVAVGTVAIALPACVAALGTVPVAERLGGRMYFRRSFLLVFVGLIFLGSFELFAVVVWSAYSIFGGVTYAFRIDRVVVLGYGAILWVREVILSATSNSKHLRSLPAASLHPLLGLAGLALFVPAFGPADVAIALSVFALFFGSAVAYAEIAKRPLLRSFGVDGLKLLRFTLDHYAEPEEAGIAELEGFFHSISVAARVRVGGLAFRTSRGVKALFVAPTVHPGPMGYVSGSDLPSKVARGLSDLTPNVLVAHGPTTHDENPATSAEVQKVSDAVRALSTTAEYGVRVGRSCRASFARASALAQAFGDVVLIVASFAPNPTDDIDSATGHAAVQEARILGARDAIFVDAHNCLEPGVGLTLFGSQRSHEIIEAAKAATEAALKAPKSRPRVGYASRRGFASPDQGIGARGIEALVVETGGQRTAYILFDGNNMVPGIRDDLRARVSGIVGESEAMTTDNHSVNLTMDGFNAVGAVLDRETILAQTEAAVTEAVAGLEPADAAAFAGEIPEFRIFGPQSASRLTTSISSTMAVLRPALYVTLSGAIALGALVIVLF from the coding sequence ATGCAGGCGCGCCGCCCGACGACGGTGGCGGAGAGCCAAGCGGAGACGACGCGCCTGGCCCGCCGCCTGTTCCTGTCCCCGAGGCCGCAGCGGATGGTCGTCCCGATCCTCGCGTTCGCGGCCGTGGAGGCGTACCTGCTCGTGTACCCGTCCCTCGATGCGGGGCGGGTCGCCGTCGGCACGGTCGCGATCGCGCTGCCCGCCTGCGTCGCGGCGCTGGGGACCGTCCCCGTGGCGGAGCGCCTCGGGGGCCGCATGTACTTCCGCCGATCGTTCCTCCTCGTCTTCGTCGGGCTCATCTTCCTGGGTTCGTTCGAACTCTTCGCCGTGGTCGTCTGGTCCGCGTACTCGATCTTCGGCGGCGTGACGTACGCGTTCCGGATCGACCGGGTCGTGGTCCTCGGGTACGGCGCGATCCTGTGGGTCCGCGAGGTCATCCTGTCCGCGACGTCGAACTCGAAGCACCTGCGCTCGCTCCCCGCTGCCTCCCTCCATCCGCTCCTCGGCCTCGCGGGCCTCGCGCTGTTCGTGCCGGCCTTCGGACCCGCGGACGTCGCGATCGCGCTCTCCGTGTTCGCGTTGTTCTTCGGCAGCGCCGTCGCGTACGCGGAAATCGCGAAGCGGCCCCTCCTCCGCTCGTTCGGCGTCGACGGCCTGAAGCTCCTGCGCTTCACGCTCGACCACTACGCGGAGCCGGAGGAAGCGGGCATCGCCGAGCTGGAAGGGTTCTTCCACTCGATCAGCGTCGCGGCCCGCGTCCGGGTGGGCGGCCTCGCCTTCCGGACCTCGAGGGGCGTGAAGGCGCTGTTTGTTGCGCCGACGGTCCATCCGGGCCCGATGGGATACGTGAGCGGGAGCGACCTCCCGTCGAAGGTGGCCCGCGGCCTCTCCGACCTCACGCCGAACGTCCTCGTCGCCCACGGCCCGACGACCCACGACGAGAACCCCGCCACGTCGGCGGAAGTGCAGAAAGTCTCCGACGCCGTGCGGGCGCTCTCGACGACCGCGGAGTACGGCGTCCGGGTGGGCCGCTCGTGCCGCGCTTCGTTCGCCCGGGCGTCGGCGCTCGCGCAGGCGTTTGGCGACGTCGTCCTGATCGTCGCGTCGTTCGCCCCGAACCCGACGGACGACATCGACAGCGCGACCGGCCACGCGGCGGTCCAGGAGGCGCGGATCCTCGGCGCACGGGACGCAATCTTCGTCGACGCGCACAACTGCCTCGAGCCGGGCGTCGGCCTCACACTGTTCGGCAGCCAGCGGAGCCACGAGATCATCGAGGCCGCGAAGGCCGCCACCGAGGCCGCGCTGAAGGCGCCGAAGAGCCGGCCGCGGGTCGGGTACGCGTCGCGCCGCGGATTCGCTTCGCCGGACCAAGGGATCGGGGCGCGCGGCATCGAGGCGCTCGTCGTCGAGACGGGCGGGCAGCGGACCGCGTACATCCTCTTCGACGGGAACAACATGGTCCCGGGGATCCGGGACGACCTCCGCGCGCGGGTCTCCGGAATCGTCGGCGAGTCCGAGGCGATGACCACGGACAACCACTCCGTCAACCTGACGATGGACGGCTTCAACGCGGTGGGCGCGGTGCTCGATCGCGAGACGATCCTGGCGCAGACGGAGGCGGCGGTCACCGAGGCGGTGGCAGGTCTCGAGCCGGCCGACGCCGCCGCGTTCGCCGGCGAGATCCCGGAGTTCCGGATCTTCGGGCCGCAATCCGCCTCGCGCCTCACGACGTCGATCAGCTCGACGATGGCGGTCCTACGGCCGGCGCTGTACGTTACCCTGAGCGGAGCGATCGCCCTCGGCGCCCTTGTGATCGTCCTGTTCTAG